The Acomys russatus chromosome 3, mAcoRus1.1, whole genome shotgun sequence genome has a window encoding:
- the LOC127187134 gene encoding olfactory receptor 4L1-like: MDYENGSAVTEFILVGFSGDWQLQTFLFVTFSLIYGATVVGNTLIILTVAANSTLHSPMYFLLGNLSFLDMCLSTVTTPKMITDLLAAHKSISLWGCMAQMFFMHLFGGAEMTLLIVMAFDRYVAICKPLHYKIIMSRGLLSRFVILSWTIGFIHTMSQMVLTVNLPFCSNNIINNIFCDLPLVIKLACIETYTLELFVIADSGLLSFLCFILLLVSYTVILVIVRHKSPGSLSKALSTLSAHIIVVTLFFGPCIFIYAWPFGSFSSNKTLGVFYTVITPLLNPIIYTLRNQEMKKAMRKLWTQQISFM; this comes from the coding sequence ATGGATTATGAGAATGGATCAGCAGTGACTGAATTTATATTGGTGGGATTTTCTGGAGATTGGCAACTTCAAACTTTCTTgtttgtaacattttctttgatctATGGTGCTACCGTGGTGGGCAACACTCTTATTATACTCACAGTGGCAGCTAATTCTACCCTCCATTCTCCCATGTACTTTCTTCTTGGAAACCTCTCCTTTCTGGACATGTGTCTTTCCACTGTGACAACACCCAAGATGATCACAGACTTGCTTGCAGCACACAAGAGCATCTCCTTATGGGGCTGCATGGCCCAGATgttttttatgcatttatttggtGGTGCTGAAATGACACTTCTGATAGTCATGGCCTTCGACAGGTATGTGGCCATATGCAAACCCTTGCACTACAAGATAATCATGAGTCGTGGGTTGCTGAGCAGGTTTGTTATACTTTCCTGGACAATTGGCTTCATACACACCATGAGCCAGATGGTATTGACAGTGAATTTGCCTTTCTGTAgcaataatattataaataacatattttgtGATCTTCCCCTGGTAATCAAGCTTGCTTGCATTGAAACATACACTCTAGAGTTATTTGTCATTGCTGACAGTgggcttctctcttttctctgtttcatcCTCCTGCTTGTTTCATACACTGTCATTCTGGTAATTGTAAGGCACAAATCGCCTGGCAGCCTTTCCAAGGCTCTGTCCACATTGTCTGCTCACATAATTGTGGTCACTCTGTTCTTTGGACCCTGTATCTTTATCTATGCTTGGCCATTTGGTAGTTTTTCAAGCAATAAAACTCTTGGTGTATTTTACACTGTTATCACTCCCTTGCTGAATCCTATTATTTACACACTGAGAAATCAGGAAATGAAAAAGGCCATGAGAAAATTATGGACCCAACAAATTAGCTTCATGTAG